In the genome of Cryptomeria japonica chromosome 8, Sugi_1.0, whole genome shotgun sequence, one region contains:
- the LOC131078970 gene encoding protein SICKLE produces the protein MQAAYSGMEEESAKRKERLQAMRMAAVQSNTDPEKGKESSQSAQGLLSNPLIDSSVTPTSHNPSRFDYYTDPLAAFSGNKKNGRTNQNNSKSTLSESPNGYPNKPRAMLSPTNGSTPIGSYTQQQDFQPVNPLSPAARAPFGSPISRNNLFSGPQYYSSPCGLSTSSNESPLPMPPVPRFNHPSSPLLRQQQQNQSSPHHRGFFNSYNGSPLPMSPGPRFNTWSQQSNSEPSPSQSSTQPRGFYNSSNESPASMTSEPRFSNTPRNDNFWSQQPHSQQQHQQSQSGSQPMHYYNSSTESSVPLTRVPRFSPDPNMNSFGSPEIPSQTLPPLQQQYQQHQSGSQRRHHNGSSWHDPRRSPGGRGSPRSVPHGNGSPSSGFSGRGVSWSEPRGSSGGRGQAWMNPRGRGGRGLGGSPSPNHGRGSRVHASASERPDLFVKKSMVEDPWKNLVPILMDSLAATGIGNTSTFRSKGSCSDLDNSGSLQPGSSSLKKPKISQIKEDFQSGPSLAESLALAFSDAIREESCS, from the coding sequence ATGCAAGCGGCATATTCAGGGATGGAGGAAGAATCGGCTAAGAGAAAAGAAAGGCTTCAGGCCATGCGCATGGCAGCAGTGCAGAGCAACACAGACCCAGAAAAAGGCAAAGAAAGCTCGCAGTCTGCTCAAGGGCTTCTCTCCAATCCTTTAATCGACTCCTCGGTCACACCCACATCTCATAACCCTTCCAGGTTTGATTATTACACTGACCCACTTGCTGCTTTCTCTGGTAACAAGAAAAATGGAAGGACCAATCAAAATAATAGCAAAAGTACTCTTAGTGAAAGCCCGAATGGATACCCTAATAAACCTAGGGCGATGCTATCTCCTACGAATGGTTCTACTCCCATTGGATCCTATACCCAGCAGCAAGATTTTCAGCCAGTGAATCCATTGAGCCCTGCAGCTCGAGCGCCTTTTGGGTCACCTATTTCTAGAAACAACCTTTTTTCTGGCCCTCAGTACTACAGTAGTCCTTGCGGGCTTTCTACTTCAAGCAATGAAAGCCCTCTGCCCATGCCCCCTGTTCCAAGGTTTAATCACCCATCATCCCCATTATTGCGGCAGCAGCAGCAAAATCAAAGCAGTCCCCATCACAGGGGTTTCTTCAATTCTTACAATGGAAGTCCGTTGCCCATGTCCCCAGGCCCAAGATTCAATACTTGGTCACAACAATCCAATTCAGAGCCATCGCCATCCCAAAGTAGCACACAACCTAGAGGGTTTTACAATTCAAGCAATGAAAGTCCCGCGTCCATGACCTCTGAGCCAAGATTTAGTAACACCCCGCGTAATGATAATTTTTGGTCACAACAGCCCCATTCACAACAACAGCATCAGCAAAGTCAAAGCGGTTCGCAACCCATGCATTATTATAATTCGAGTACCGAAAGCTCTGTGCCCTTGACCCGTGTTCCAAGATTCAGTCCTGACCCCAACATGAATAGCTTTGGGTCACCGGAAATTCCTTCCCAGACTTTGCCCCCATTACAGCAGCAGTATCAACAACATCAGAGTGGTTCACAACGTAGACACCACAATGGGAGTTCATGGCACGATCCTCGGAGAAGCCCAGGTGGTAGAGGGAGCCCTCGTTCAGTACCCCATGGGAATGGTAGTCCTAGCTCCGGCTTCAGCGGAAGAGGTGTTTCCTGGTCCGAGCCAAGGGGAAGTTCAGGTGGCAGGGGACAAGCTTGGATGAACCCCAGAGGTAGGGGTGGCCGAGGTTTAGGAGGATCTCCCAGCCCTAATCATGGTCGGGGATCTCGTGTTCATGCTTCTGCCAGTGAAAGACCAGATTTATTTGTTAAAAAATCCATGGTGGAGGATCCATGGAAGAATCTTGTTCCTATACTAATGGATAGCTTGGCAGCCACTGGAATTGGTAACACTAGTACATTTAGGAGCAAAGGAAGTTGCTCTGATTTAGATAATTCAGGATCATTGCAACCTGGGTCGAGTAGTTTGAAAAAGCCAAAAATTTCACAAATAAAAGAGGATTTTCAGTCTGGTCCAAGCCTTGCAGAATCTCTAGCCCTTGCCTTTTCTGATGCTATCCGAGAGGAATCCTGCAGCTAA